From a single Eubalaena glacialis isolate mEubGla1 chromosome 15, mEubGla1.1.hap2.+ XY, whole genome shotgun sequence genomic region:
- the LRRC30 gene encoding leucine-rich repeat-containing protein 30, which produces MGARQSVARCKDKGPPGRGVLRGRQKFSPWDDALLSGRDPRCLLKRGLRHVSFSLVTKGMTDAPDFLWSLSEVQKLNLSHNQLRVLPPEVGKLTRLVVLNLCGNRLKTLPREVSLLQSLKVLFVHMNCLTELPAELSACRNLEVLSLSHNFLSQLPASLADLSRLRKLNLSHNRFAHIPVCVFSLRELDFLHVGSNRLENIAESIQCLASLQIFIAESNNIHTFPRSLCLLTRLELLNLNNNDIQTLPEELYLLCRLARIAWNPMDKGLHISHNPLSKPLPELLEGGLEMLFSYLKDKKHT; this is translated from the coding sequence ATGGGGGCCAGGCAGTCTGTTGCCCGCTGCAAGGACAAGGGCCCCCCGGGGCGGGGGGTCCTGCGGGGGAGGCAGAAGTTCTCCCCGTGGGACGATGCTCTGCTCTCGGGGAGGGACCCACGGTGTCTGCTGAAGCGGGGCCTGCGGCACGTCAGTTTCAGCCTGGTCACCAAGGGCATGACGGATGCTCCCGACTTCCTGTGGAGCCTGTCAGAGGTGCAGAAGCTCAACCTGTCCCACAACCAGCTCCGGGTCCTCCCGCCCGAGGTGGGGAAGCTGACAAGGCTGGTGGTCTTGAACTTGTGCGGGAACCGCCTGAAGACCCTGCCCCGGGAGGTCAGCCTCCTCCAGAGCCTCAAGGTCCTGTTTGTGCACATGAACTGCCTGACAGAGCTGCCGGCAGAGCTGAGCGCCTGCCGGAACCTGGAGGTCCTGAGCCTGTCGCACAACTTCCTGTCCCAGCTCCCCGCCAGCCTCGCCGACCTCTCCCGGCTGCGCAAGCTGAACCTCAGCCACAACCGCTTTGCCCACATCCCTGTCTGCGTGTTCTCGCTCAGGGAGCTCGACTTCCTGCACGTGGGCTCCAACCGCCTGGAGAACATCGCCGAGAGCATCCAGTGCCTGGCCAGCCTGCAGATCTTCATTGCCGAGAGTAACAATATCCACACTTTCCCCCGCTCCCTCTGCCTTCTCACGAGGCTGGAGCTGCTGAACTTGAACAACAATGACATCCAGACCCTCCCCGAGGAACTCTACCTGCTGTGCAGACTGGCCAGGATCGCTTGGAACCCCATGGACAAAGGGCTCCACATTTCCCACAACCCTTTATCCAAACCTCTGCCCGAGCTGCTGGAGGGGGGTCTGGAGATGCTCTTTAGTTACCTGAAGGACAAAAAACACACCTGA